One genomic window of Indioceanicola profundi includes the following:
- a CDS encoding metal ABC transporter permease, with amino-acid sequence MNPFLSIDLPAILAATLACLSCALVGNFLVLRRQSLMGDAISHAVLPGIVAGFLVVGTRDTMPMLTGALVAALVAGFLIELVRRVGRIEPGAAMGVVFTGLFALGVLLIEQGAAHAVDLDADCVLYGQLEDILWFGPQGWGDLADPAIWLTLPREVWQLAAVFVLAALLITLFFKELTIASFDPALADLQGINSALIQHGLVALTAACAIAAFEAVGSILVIAMLICPAATARMLTDRLGAQIRLSLLFGGAAGIGGYVLGAFGPGWLGFQNSVNAAGMIATLAGAFLALAILAAPRYGVLVRRRKTRPADALPAA; translated from the coding sequence GTGAACCCGTTCCTGAGCATCGACCTGCCCGCCATCCTGGCCGCGACCCTGGCCTGCCTGTCCTGCGCGCTGGTGGGGAATTTCCTGGTTCTGCGGCGGCAGAGCCTGATGGGCGACGCCATCAGCCATGCCGTGCTGCCCGGCATCGTGGCCGGCTTCCTGGTGGTCGGCACCCGCGACACCATGCCGATGCTGACCGGCGCGCTGGTGGCCGCACTGGTGGCCGGCTTCCTGATCGAGCTGGTGCGCCGCGTCGGCCGGATCGAACCGGGAGCGGCCATGGGCGTCGTCTTCACCGGCCTGTTCGCCCTGGGCGTGCTGCTGATCGAGCAGGGGGCCGCCCACGCCGTGGATCTGGACGCCGATTGCGTGCTGTACGGCCAGTTGGAGGACATCCTCTGGTTCGGCCCGCAGGGCTGGGGCGATCTGGCCGATCCCGCCATCTGGCTCACCCTGCCGCGGGAGGTCTGGCAGCTCGCCGCCGTGTTCGTGCTGGCCGCCCTGCTGATCACCCTGTTCTTCAAGGAGCTGACCATCGCCAGCTTCGACCCGGCCCTGGCCGATCTCCAGGGCATCAACTCCGCCCTGATCCAGCACGGGCTTGTCGCCCTGACCGCCGCCTGCGCCATCGCCGCGTTCGAGGCGGTGGGGTCCATCCTGGTCATCGCCATGCTGATCTGCCCCGCGGCCACGGCCCGGATGCTGACCGACCGGCTGGGAGCACAGATCCGGCTGTCGCTGCTGTTCGGCGGGGCGGCGGGGATCGGCGGCTATGTGCTGGGGGCGTTCGGGCCGGGCTGGCTGGGCTTCCAGAATTCCGTCAACGCGGCCGGCATGATCGCGACGCTGGCGGGTGCGTTCCTTGCACTGGCGATCCTGGCGGCGCCGCGCTATGGGGTACTGGTCCGCCGGCGCAAGACCCGGCCGGCCGACGCCCTGCCCGCCGCCTGA
- a CDS encoding metal ABC transporter ATP-binding protein: MLQRLKSLDFLPPRHAGVSPLAVRNLSVAYHRQPVLRDVTWAAPAGGLIAVIGPNGAGKSTFLKTCLGLVPKLSGTVEVYGRPLSRQRRLIGYVPQRESVDWDFPISALEVVAMGRYGMIGWCRRVSKAHREAAMAALDRVGMADFAHRQIGQLSGGQQQRVFLARALAQEAQLYFMDEPLAGVDARTEEAVLAVLKDLDAQGRTVICVHHDLQTVASTFDHVLMLNGRLIAAGTVADTLTEENLRLAYGQRGREPWVVGL, from the coding sequence ATGCTGCAACGGCTGAAGAGCCTGGATTTCCTGCCGCCCCGCCATGCGGGGGTGAGCCCGCTGGCCGTGCGCAACCTGTCCGTCGCCTATCACCGCCAGCCCGTGCTGCGCGACGTGACCTGGGCCGCGCCCGCCGGCGGGCTGATCGCCGTGATCGGGCCGAACGGGGCCGGCAAGTCCACCTTCCTGAAGACCTGCCTCGGCCTTGTGCCCAAGCTGTCCGGCACGGTGGAGGTCTATGGCAGGCCGCTGAGCCGCCAGCGCCGCCTGATCGGCTATGTGCCCCAGCGGGAGAGCGTGGACTGGGATTTCCCCATCTCCGCGCTGGAGGTGGTGGCGATGGGCCGCTACGGCATGATCGGCTGGTGCCGGCGTGTGTCCAAGGCGCACCGGGAGGCGGCGATGGCCGCCCTGGACCGGGTCGGCATGGCCGATTTCGCCCACCGCCAGATCGGCCAGCTTTCCGGCGGCCAGCAGCAGCGCGTGTTCCTGGCCCGCGCCCTGGCGCAGGAGGCCCAGCTCTATTTCATGGACGAGCCCCTGGCCGGCGTCGATGCCCGCACGGAGGAGGCTGTGCTGGCCGTGCTGAAGGATCTGGACGCCCAGGGCCGCACGGTGATCTGCGTGCACCATGATCTCCAGACCGTGGCCAGCACCTTCGACCATGTGCTGATGCTGAACGGCCGCCTGATCGCCGCCGGCACGGTGGCCGACACCCTGACCGAGGAAAACCTCCGCCTCGCCTACGGCCAGCGCGGGCGGGAGCCCTGGGTGGTGGGGCTGTGA
- the dgcA gene encoding N-acetyl-D-Glu racemase DgcA: MPRPVPDALRTLTVSVESFPIRGTFRISRGSKTEARVVAAEITDGSVTGRGECVPYARYGETVEEVAERIAALAEDVANGMDRDGLQAVLPPGAARNALDCAFWDLEAKLTGVPAWQIADLADPPGPVSTAFTLSIDTPDAMRQAAAGSAAKPLLKLKLAGDGLDLERVRAVREGAPRSRLMVDANEGWTLDDLDRLAPEFHAMGVEMIEQPLPAADDDALLGWRGPVKLGADESVHGLDSLDRLRGKYQVVNIKLDKTGGLTEALALKQAAEAAGLEVMVGCMVATSLAMAPAMLLAQGAAWVDLDGPLLLARDREPGLRYDGTTVHPPEAELWG, from the coding sequence ATGCCGCGCCCTGTTCCCGACGCCCTGCGCACCCTGACCGTCAGCGTGGAGAGTTTTCCCATCCGCGGGACCTTCCGCATCTCCCGCGGGTCGAAGACCGAGGCGCGGGTGGTGGCGGCGGAGATCACCGACGGCAGCGTCACCGGCCGGGGCGAATGCGTGCCCTATGCCCGCTATGGCGAGACGGTGGAGGAGGTGGCGGAGAGGATCGCCGCCCTGGCGGAGGATGTGGCGAACGGCATGGACCGGGACGGGCTGCAGGCCGTGCTGCCGCCGGGTGCTGCCCGCAACGCGCTGGACTGCGCCTTCTGGGACCTGGAGGCCAAGCTGACCGGCGTGCCGGCCTGGCAGATCGCCGATCTGGCGGACCCGCCCGGCCCGGTCAGCACCGCCTTCACCCTGTCCATCGACACGCCCGACGCCATGCGGCAGGCGGCGGCCGGATCGGCGGCCAAGCCGCTGCTGAAGCTGAAGCTGGCCGGGGACGGGCTGGACCTGGAGCGGGTGCGGGCGGTGCGGGAGGGGGCGCCCCGGTCCCGCCTGATGGTGGACGCCAATGAGGGTTGGACCCTGGACGATCTGGACCGCCTAGCCCCGGAGTTCCATGCCATGGGCGTGGAGATGATCGAGCAGCCGCTGCCCGCGGCGGACGACGACGCCCTGTTGGGGTGGCGCGGGCCGGTGAAGCTGGGGGCGGATGAGAGCGTGCACGGGCTGGACAGCCTGGACCGGCTGCGCGGCAAGTATCAGGTAGTCAACATCAAGCTGGACAAGACCGGCGGCCTGACCGAGGCGCTGGCCCTGAAGCAGGCGGCGGAGGCGGCCGGGCTGGAGGTGATGGTGGGCTGCATGGTCGCCACCTCCCTGGCCATGGCCCCGGCCATGCTGTTGGCGCAGGGAGCCGCCTGGGTGGATCTGGACGGGCCGCTGCTGCTGGCCCGCGACCGGGAGCCGGGGCTGCGCTATGACGGCACGACCGTCCACCCGCCGGAAGCGGAGCTTTGGGGATAG
- a CDS encoding metal ABC transporter solute-binding protein, Zn/Mn family — protein MSRTLPRFTGHDLSRRRLLALAAATAAGALLPARAWAKPAIVATTGQVADMVRIVAASRAEVTGLLQEGIDPHTYKLTRSDIGRLMAADAVFYNGLLLEGKMTDALLRIGGSGKPVHAVSEWMPKDRLLAPAEFEGQYDPHVWMDVALWTQAMDGVVEALSKLDPDGVDGFRANEAAYGTQLRRLHDYAGQVLSSVPDAARVLVTAHDAFNYLGRAYGVEVVGIQGLSTESEAGLQRVEEIVSMLVDRKIPAVFVETSVTDRNVRALIEGAASRGHKVVIGGSLFSDAMGAPGTYEGTYVGMIDHNVTTIARALGGDAPAGGFQGRLARAG, from the coding sequence ATGAGCCGAACCCTGCCCCGCTTCACTGGACACGATCTGTCGCGCCGCCGCCTGCTGGCGCTGGCCGCCGCGACGGCCGCAGGCGCGCTATTGCCGGCCAGGGCCTGGGCGAAGCCCGCCATCGTCGCCACCACCGGCCAGGTTGCCGACATGGTGCGGATCGTGGCGGCCAGCCGGGCGGAGGTCACGGGCCTGCTGCAGGAGGGGATCGATCCCCACACCTACAAGCTGACCCGCAGCGACATCGGCCGGCTGATGGCGGCGGACGCCGTCTTCTACAACGGCCTGCTGCTGGAAGGCAAAATGACCGACGCCCTGCTGCGCATCGGCGGCAGCGGCAAGCCGGTCCATGCCGTCAGCGAGTGGATGCCCAAGGACAGGCTGCTGGCCCCGGCGGAGTTCGAGGGCCAGTACGATCCCCATGTCTGGATGGATGTCGCCCTCTGGACCCAGGCCATGGACGGGGTGGTGGAGGCGCTTTCCAAGCTCGACCCGGATGGTGTGGACGGTTTCCGGGCCAATGAGGCCGCCTATGGCACGCAGTTACGGCGGCTGCACGATTATGCCGGGCAGGTGCTGTCCAGCGTTCCGGACGCCGCCCGCGTTCTGGTCACCGCCCACGACGCCTTCAACTATCTGGGCCGCGCCTATGGGGTGGAGGTGGTGGGAATCCAGGGGCTGAGCACGGAGAGCGAGGCCGGGCTGCAGCGGGTGGAGGAGATCGTGTCCATGCTGGTGGACCGGAAAATCCCGGCCGTGTTCGTCGAGACCAGCGTGACCGACCGCAATGTCCGCGCCCTGATCGAGGGGGCGGCCAGCCGCGGGCACAAGGTCGTGATCGGCGGAAGCCTGTTCTCCGACGCCATGGGCGCCCCCGGCACCTATGAGGGCACCTATGTCGGCATGATCGACCACAATGTGACGACCATCGCCCGCGCCTTGGGCGGCGACGCCCCGGCCGGCGGCTTCCAGGGCCGGCTGGCCCGCGCGGGCTGA
- a CDS encoding SRPBCC family protein codes for MSNYSTGQEADRYGADVYGTSDYGDGYRSRDYDSNGGMQSRRRGQGTGAAYQMAPMVVGGLMAALGLKRGGWLGYGIALAGLGVMQQSFSGRSDVYEWIGMGDKVDHESRAVTVSHAVTIDKPASELYAYWRDFSNLSNFMENLERIEVIDRDHSRWTAKGPAGMTVSWEAEVTDDRPDSRIAWRSKPGADVPNWGHVEFRPAPRGGTEVHAVIRYEPPAGMLGRAVAKMLGREPQQQMKDDLARFKRMMETGQGSLHASNSMAGAYR; via the coding sequence ATGAGCAACTATTCAACCGGGCAGGAAGCCGATCGCTACGGCGCCGATGTCTACGGCACGTCCGACTATGGCGATGGATACCGCAGCCGGGACTATGACAGCAATGGCGGCATGCAGTCCCGCCGGCGCGGCCAGGGCACCGGCGCGGCCTACCAGATGGCGCCGATGGTGGTCGGCGGTCTGATGGCGGCACTCGGCCTGAAGCGGGGCGGCTGGCTTGGCTACGGCATCGCCCTGGCTGGCCTGGGCGTCATGCAGCAGAGCTTCAGCGGCCGTTCGGACGTCTATGAGTGGATCGGCATGGGCGACAAGGTCGACCATGAGAGCCGGGCCGTCACGGTCAGCCACGCGGTCACCATCGACAAGCCGGCCAGCGAGCTCTACGCCTACTGGCGCGACTTCTCCAACCTGTCGAACTTCATGGAGAACCTGGAGCGGATCGAGGTGATCGACCGCGACCATTCCCGCTGGACCGCCAAGGGTCCGGCCGGCATGACCGTCTCCTGGGAGGCTGAGGTCACCGACGACCGCCCGGACAGCCGCATCGCCTGGCGCTCCAAGCCGGGCGCGGACGTGCCGAACTGGGGCCATGTGGAATTCCGTCCGGCCCCGCGCGGCGGCACCGAAGTCCATGCCGTCATCCGGTACGAGCCGCCCGCCGGCATGCTGGGCCGCGCGGTCGCCAAGATGCTGGGCCGCGAGCCGCAGCAGCAGATGAAGGACGACCTCGCCCGCTTCAAGCGGATGATGGAGACCGGGCAGGGCAGCCTGCACGCCTCCAACTCCATGGCCGGCGCCTACAGGTAA
- a CDS encoding Bax inhibitor-1/YccA family protein, with protein MVNQYNRYAAPGRAIDQAQYDEGLRQHMLRVYNYMCVGLGITGLVAFLGASSPAFVNAVYGTPLQWVVMLAPLAFVFVLSWNFHKMSFSTLQALFFVFCGLMGLSMMYIFLVYSGASIARVFFITAGMFAATSLYGYTTKKDLSGMGSFLFMGLIGILIAGLVNIFLQSSALQFAISVIGVLVFTGLTAWDTQRIKETYDEGFGAESNGKLAVMGALGLYLNFINMFQFLLQLFGNRE; from the coding sequence ATGGTGAACCAATATAATCGGTACGCGGCTCCTGGCCGTGCCATCGATCAGGCCCAGTACGATGAGGGCCTGCGCCAGCACATGCTGCGCGTCTACAACTACATGTGCGTCGGCCTCGGGATCACCGGTCTGGTCGCCTTCCTCGGCGCCAGCTCGCCGGCCTTCGTCAACGCCGTCTACGGCACGCCCCTTCAGTGGGTGGTGATGCTGGCCCCGTTGGCCTTCGTCTTCGTGCTGAGCTGGAACTTCCACAAGATGAGCTTCTCCACGCTACAGGCACTGTTCTTCGTGTTCTGCGGCCTGATGGGCTTGTCGATGATGTACATCTTCCTGGTGTACTCGGGCGCCAGCATCGCACGCGTGTTCTTCATCACCGCGGGCATGTTCGCGGCGACCAGCCTGTACGGCTATACGACCAAGAAGGACCTGTCCGGTATGGGCTCCTTCCTGTTCATGGGCCTGATCGGCATCCTGATCGCCGGGCTGGTGAACATCTTCCTGCAGTCCTCCGCGCTCCAGTTCGCGATCTCCGTGATCGGCGTGCTGGTGTTCACGGGCCTGACCGCCTGGGATACCCAGCGGATCAAGGAGACCTATGACGAGGGCTTCGGGGCGGAAAGCAACGGAAAGCTGGCCGTCATGGGCGCGCTGGGGCTGTATCTGAACTTCATCAACATGTTCCAGTTCCTGCTCCAGCTCTTCGGCAACCGCGAGTAA
- a CDS encoding hybrid sensor histidine kinase/response regulator, producing MNLLTKASHDLRQPFQAMRLFLHLLESKLTDPGQHELAQRLEQALDSGEGMLNNLIEMNALEVGKLKPNPVEVELGSLMARLGQEFAAEAEAKGLTLRVVRSTARARTDAMMLERMLRQLLVNAVRHTEQGRVLLGVRRRGAELEIQVLDTGPGIPEDKREEVFAPFVRLPGSEKRQGLGLGLAIVRRSAEMLGHGVELRSPSGKGACFAVRLPPADGAAAEKAETVQAAPATVAEPALPLLIAVAEDDRLQLAALDGMLREWNLEPVAAPTREALMAALAKAGRPPALVVTDYRLPGGASGPDVIRDVRAAYGAGIPGLLLTGDNHPDTLAEAEAAGLVLVQKPIHPVRLRRAVDAALGRTKR from the coding sequence ATGAATCTGCTGACCAAGGCCAGCCACGACCTGCGCCAGCCTTTCCAGGCCATGCGCCTGTTCCTGCACCTGCTGGAATCGAAACTGACCGATCCCGGCCAGCACGAACTGGCGCAAAGGCTGGAGCAGGCGCTGGATTCCGGCGAGGGGATGCTGAACAACCTTATCGAGATGAACGCGCTGGAGGTGGGCAAGCTGAAGCCCAACCCGGTTGAGGTGGAACTCGGCTCCCTGATGGCGCGGCTGGGACAGGAGTTCGCGGCGGAGGCGGAGGCGAAGGGCCTGACGCTACGGGTGGTCCGCTCCACCGCCAGGGCGCGTACCGATGCCATGATGCTGGAGCGCATGCTGCGCCAGCTGCTGGTCAATGCCGTGCGGCATACGGAACAGGGCCGCGTGCTGCTGGGCGTGCGCCGCCGCGGGGCGGAGCTGGAAATCCAGGTGCTCGACACCGGTCCCGGCATCCCCGAAGACAAGCGGGAAGAGGTTTTCGCGCCCTTCGTCCGGCTTCCCGGGTCGGAGAAGCGTCAGGGTCTCGGCCTGGGCCTTGCCATCGTTCGGCGGTCGGCGGAAATGCTGGGCCATGGGGTCGAACTCCGTTCCCCGTCCGGCAAGGGCGCCTGCTTCGCGGTGCGGCTGCCGCCGGCCGACGGGGCGGCGGCGGAGAAGGCGGAAACGGTGCAGGCTGCACCGGCGACTGTCGCCGAGCCTGCGCTTCCGCTCCTGATCGCGGTTGCGGAGGACGATCGGCTCCAGCTCGCGGCTCTGGACGGCATGCTGCGGGAATGGAACCTGGAACCGGTGGCCGCCCCCACGCGGGAAGCGCTGATGGCGGCGCTGGCAAAGGCCGGACGCCCGCCGGCGCTGGTCGTCACCGATTACAGGCTGCCGGGCGGGGCATCCGGCCCCGACGTGATCCGGGATGTGCGCGCCGCCTACGGGGCCGGCATTCCCGGCCTGCTGCTGACCGGCGACAACCACCCGGACACGCTGGCGGAGGCCGAGGCGGCGGGGCTGGTGCTGGTGCAGAAACCGATCCACCCCGTGCGCCTGCGCCGCGCGGTGGATGCGGCGCTGGGCCGGACGAAACGGTAG
- a CDS encoding metallophosphoesterase family protein: MPAGQRIYAIGDIHGRSDLLDLLMRRISADARTAARGLQHTLVFLGDYVDRGQDSAGVLERLSAGPPPGFGMVCLRGNHEAVMQRFLTDHSVGPAWLSFGGVETLASYGIRPRPDLDQERWLPIARSELARTLPQPHHAFLQGLRLHLRVGGYLFVHAGIRPGVKLERQKPEDLLWIRDAFLDSTARHGMTVVHGHTVVREPEVRPNRIGIDTGAYASGRLTCLVLEGTERRFLTT, from the coding sequence GTGCCCGCCGGCCAGCGCATCTATGCCATCGGCGACATCCATGGCCGCTCGGACCTTCTGGATCTGCTGATGCGGCGGATCTCCGCCGATGCGCGCACGGCAGCCCGCGGCCTCCAGCACACGCTCGTTTTCCTGGGCGACTATGTGGACCGTGGGCAGGACAGCGCCGGCGTGCTGGAACGGTTGTCCGCCGGGCCGCCGCCGGGGTTCGGCATGGTCTGCCTGCGCGGCAACCACGAAGCGGTGATGCAGCGGTTCCTGACCGACCACTCGGTCGGGCCGGCCTGGCTGAGCTTCGGCGGCGTGGAAACGCTGGCCAGCTACGGCATCCGACCGCGTCCCGATCTGGACCAGGAGCGGTGGCTGCCCATCGCCCGCTCCGAACTCGCCCGCACCCTGCCCCAGCCGCACCATGCGTTCCTGCAAGGACTGAGGCTGCATCTGCGCGTGGGCGGCTACCTGTTCGTTCATGCCGGCATCCGGCCCGGCGTGAAGCTGGAACGGCAGAAGCCGGAAGATCTGCTGTGGATTCGGGATGCATTCCTGGACAGCACGGCCCGCCACGGCATGACCGTCGTGCATGGCCATACGGTGGTGCGCGAACCGGAGGTGCGGCCCAACCGCATCGGCATCGACACCGGCGCCTATGCCTCCGGCCGGCTGACCTGCCTGGTTCTGGAAGGCACGGAGCGGCGTTTCCTGACCACCTGA
- a CDS encoding YajQ family cyclic di-GMP-binding protein, with protein MPSFDIVSKTELAEVQNAIDGVLREVSNRFDFKGSKTTIERKENEITIQTEDKTKLEQLQEMLKGYFVRRKLDPGALDWGKEQEAGGMTMRQVVKVKQGIDQELAKKIVKAIKDSKMKVQASIQGDELRVSGKKIDDLQAAIAMVKGLNIEQPLQYVNFRD; from the coding sequence ATGCCCTCCTTCGACATCGTCTCCAAAACCGAACTCGCCGAGGTGCAGAACGCCATCGACGGCGTGCTGCGCGAGGTGTCCAACCGCTTCGACTTCAAGGGTTCCAAGACCACGATCGAGCGCAAGGAGAACGAAATCACCATCCAGACCGAGGACAAGACCAAGCTTGAGCAGCTCCAGGAAATGCTGAAGGGCTATTTCGTCCGCCGCAAGCTGGACCCCGGCGCGCTCGACTGGGGCAAGGAGCAGGAAGCCGGCGGCATGACCATGCGCCAAGTGGTCAAGGTCAAGCAGGGCATCGACCAGGAGCTTGCGAAGAAGATCGTCAAGGCGATCAAGGACAGCAAGATGAAGGTCCAGGCCTCCATCCAGGGCGACGAACTGCGCGTCAGCGGCAAGAAGATCGACGATCTCCAGGCCGCCATCGCCATGGTGAAGGGGCTGAACATCGAGCAGCCCCTTCAATACGTGAACTTCCGCGACTGA
- a CDS encoding HAD family hydrolase, producing MTSADPRPGHDAPGLAIFDFDGTLVQGDSLLPFLELVAGRTRARTALLRAVRASVWDRAVRSGREDSRTAVKAGLLKRTLKGVPVEQARAAAKQLGAWIRWNPTILEALRRHADRGDRVVVATGALKLYMPDLLGDLPVDDLIATEMEIADGILTGRMCHGGNCVREEKARRITEYLERNGPFATTYGYGNRPSDLPFLALMEHPVVVKTARRGRTP from the coding sequence ATGACCAGCGCCGATCCCCGGCCGGGCCACGACGCGCCCGGCCTTGCCATCTTCGATTTCGACGGAACCCTGGTCCAGGGGGACAGCCTGCTGCCCTTCCTGGAGCTGGTGGCCGGCCGCACCCGCGCCCGCACCGCCCTGCTGCGCGCCGTGCGCGCAAGCGTGTGGGACCGCGCCGTGCGCAGCGGGCGGGAGGACAGCCGCACCGCCGTCAAGGCCGGCCTGCTGAAGCGCACCCTGAAAGGCGTGCCGGTCGAGCAGGCGCGCGCCGCGGCCAAGCAGCTCGGCGCCTGGATACGTTGGAACCCCACCATCCTGGAGGCGCTGCGCCGACATGCCGACCGGGGCGACCGGGTGGTGGTGGCGACCGGGGCCTTGAAGCTGTACATGCCCGACCTGCTGGGCGACCTGCCCGTGGACGATCTGATCGCCACGGAGATGGAGATCGCGGACGGCATCCTGACCGGCCGCATGTGCCATGGCGGGAACTGCGTGCGGGAGGAGAAGGCCCGGCGCATCACCGAGTATCTGGAACGGAACGGCCCCTTCGCCACGACCTACGGCTATGGAAACCGCCCCAGCGACCTGCCCTTCCTGGCCCTGATGGAGCATCCCGTCGTGGTGAAGACGGCCCGGCGCGGGCGCACGCCGTGA
- a CDS encoding metal ABC transporter permease, translated as MIPYNTLVVLFGATALGVAAGVVGCFMLLRKRSLVSDALSHATLPGLAGAFIVGALLGVEGRSLPLLLAGAAISGWLGVVAVQAITRHTRLAEDAAIGAVLSVFFGIGVVLLSVVQALPTGGAAGIESFIFGQTAGMRASEAIGLGLLALAAVAAVAILFKELRLVAFDEQFARVQGWPAGRIDLALMALVTLVTVVGLQTVGLILIIAMLITPPAAARFWSDSLPVMLAVAGTVGGLSGLIGAWLSASYADLPAGAVIVLVATLLFFLSLLLGPARGLLARAIRREQVKGVIARGEAGP; from the coding sequence ATGATCCCCTACAACACCCTGGTCGTGCTGTTCGGGGCGACGGCGCTGGGCGTTGCCGCCGGGGTGGTGGGGTGCTTCATGCTGCTGCGGAAGCGGTCGCTGGTCAGCGACGCGCTGTCCCATGCCACCCTGCCGGGGTTGGCCGGGGCCTTCATCGTCGGCGCCCTGCTGGGGGTGGAGGGGCGGTCCCTGCCCCTGCTGCTGGCGGGGGCGGCGATCAGCGGCTGGCTGGGCGTCGTCGCCGTCCAGGCGATCACCCGCCATACAAGGCTGGCGGAGGATGCGGCCATCGGGGCCGTGCTGTCCGTGTTCTTCGGCATCGGCGTAGTGCTGCTGTCCGTGGTGCAGGCCCTGCCCACCGGCGGGGCGGCAGGGATCGAGAGCTTCATCTTCGGCCAGACCGCGGGCATGCGGGCGTCGGAGGCCATCGGTCTCGGGCTGCTGGCCCTGGCGGCCGTCGCCGCGGTCGCGATCCTGTTCAAGGAGCTGCGGCTGGTCGCCTTCGACGAGCAGTTCGCCCGGGTCCAGGGCTGGCCCGCGGGGCGGATCGATCTGGCGCTGATGGCGCTGGTCACGCTGGTGACCGTGGTGGGCCTGCAGACCGTGGGGCTGATCCTGATCATCGCCATGCTGATCACCCCGCCGGCCGCTGCCCGCTTCTGGAGCGACAGCCTGCCGGTCATGCTGGCGGTGGCGGGAACCGTCGGCGGCCTGTCCGGCCTGATCGGGGCGTGGCTGTCCGCCAGCTATGCCGATCTGCCGGCGGGGGCCGTCATCGTGCTGGTTGCCACGCTGCTGTTCTTCCTGAGCCTGCTGCTGGGACCCGCCCGCGGGCTGCTGGCCCGCGCGATCCGGCGGGAGCAGGTCAAGGGCGTCATCGCGCGCGGGGAGGCCGGGCCGTGA
- a CDS encoding nucleoside hydrolase produces MAREKIIIDTDPGQDDAVAMLLALASPEEFEVLGITAVAGNAPLHMTEVNARKICELAGRPDIKVFAGCDRPMFRELHTAPEVHGPTGLNGPDLPEPTMPLQPQHAVDWIVETVMAHEPGTVTLVPVGPLTNIARALMKEPRLAARVKQIVIMGGAQTEGGNSTPVAEFNIYVDPHAADIVMRSGAEIVMFPLDVTHQVLTAQRYMDRLEAVGTPVAKATIQMLDYYRQYDQKKYGTDGGPLHDPCTIAWLLKPDLFTGKKVNVEIEVQSPLTIGQTVVDHFAKTGRPKNAVYMTKADEAGFWDLLIERLARL; encoded by the coding sequence ATGGCGCGCGAAAAGATCATCATCGACACCGATCCCGGCCAGGACGATGCCGTCGCCATGCTGCTGGCCCTGGCCAGCCCCGAGGAGTTCGAGGTGCTGGGCATCACCGCCGTAGCCGGCAACGCGCCGCTGCACATGACGGAGGTGAACGCCCGCAAGATCTGCGAGCTGGCCGGCCGCCCGGACATCAAGGTCTTCGCCGGCTGCGACCGCCCCATGTTCCGCGAGCTGCACACCGCACCCGAGGTGCACGGCCCCACCGGTCTGAACGGGCCGGACCTGCCGGAACCGACAATGCCCTTGCAGCCGCAGCATGCGGTGGACTGGATCGTGGAAACGGTGATGGCGCACGAGCCCGGCACGGTCACGCTGGTCCCCGTCGGCCCGCTGACCAACATCGCCCGCGCCCTGATGAAGGAGCCGCGGCTGGCCGCCCGGGTGAAGCAGATCGTCATCATGGGCGGCGCCCAGACGGAAGGCGGCAACTCCACCCCGGTGGCGGAGTTCAACATCTATGTGGACCCGCACGCGGCCGACATCGTGATGCGGTCGGGGGCGGAGATCGTGATGTTCCCGCTGGACGTCACCCACCAGGTGCTGACCGCCCAGCGCTACATGGACCGGCTGGAAGCGGTGGGCACGCCCGTGGCCAAGGCCACGATCCAGATGCTGGATTATTACCGCCAGTACGACCAGAAGAAGTACGGCACCGATGGCGGTCCCCTGCACGACCCCTGCACCATCGCCTGGCTGCTGAAGCCGGACCTCTTCACCGGCAAGAAGGTGAATGTGGAGATCGAGGTGCAGAGCCCGCTCACCATCGGCCAGACCGTGGTGGACCACTTCGCCAAGACCGGCCGCCCCAAGAACGCCGTCTACATGACCAAGGCCGACGAGGCCGGCTTCTGGGACCTGCTGATCGAGCGTCTGGCGCGCCTGTAA